One Xiphophorus hellerii strain 12219 chromosome 1, Xiphophorus_hellerii-4.1, whole genome shotgun sequence DNA segment encodes these proteins:
- the LOC116718879 gene encoding LOW QUALITY PROTEIN: inositol 1,4,5-trisphosphate receptor type 3-like (The sequence of the model RefSeq protein was modified relative to this genomic sequence to represent the inferred CDS: deleted 1 base in 1 codon) → MAEADATTNVEQAATVNLQQIGDQAEAMFGVGKMNSILEVDDEGGRMFLRVLIHLTMHNYAPLVSGALQLLFRHFSQRQEVLHTFKQVQLLISTLDVENYKLIKADLDRLRTLVEKSELWVEKKSSGGGDGKKDKKEKGEGAAEDPSPKKEKQQKGNENYQNVKEILERLNKMCSSGVWKKQQRLLKNMGAHKVMLDLLQVSYDKNDVKMQEIIKYTHMFLQKFCMGNQENQALLHKNLNLFLNPGLQEAETVQHIFSNNYQLCSEISESVLQHFIHCLATHGRHVQYLNFLHTIIKAEGKYVKKCQDMIMTELTNAGEDVVVFYNDKASFNTMLELMAESREGVGEKSPLRYHISLVELLAACAEGKNVYTEIKCTSLLPLEDVVRVVTHEDCITEVKIAYVNFVNHCYVDTEVEMKEIYTSNHIWKLFEDFTVDMARVCNKREKRLTDPVLEKYIINVVFDTITAFFSSPFSENSTSLQTHHTIVVQLLQSSVRLLDCPWLLPLHRGQVEACIKTLSLTAKNRSISLPLELEALINNVLSSLAVNTLNRSAYKTPTRSARPVPYDYKNIIEKLQDIINTLEERLKPLVNSELSVLVDVLHQPELLFLEGSDARQRCESGGFISKLIQHTKALMSAEEKLCIKVLRTLQEMLIRTLDFDEKGMMLRKVLLQNYLFSNRKSNQKNDLAELGAAGGEQERDWAAVAAIQCRLDREGGTKLFTDLVMSSKNDKIFQESIQLAICLLEGGNTEIQNSFYKLMMGDNKSEKFFKVLHDRMKEAQMDIKATVSVNVGEMTHKANEKELEAGGLPLMVHGQGIAPVTAAAAMPTQQAEEQREVEAEMGPAVTIMKPILRFLQLLCENHNNNLQNFLRCQNNKTNYNLVCETLQFLDIMCGSTTGGLGLLGLYINESNVHLIIQTLETLTEYCQGPCQENQTCIVTHESNGIDIITALILNDISPLCRYRVEMVLQLKDNASKLLLALMESRHDNENAERILFNLRPRELVDVIKKAYQQESECEEEQVEVEVSPREVGHNIYILAQQLARHNKVLQNLLKPPKNSKEGEEGISSMLTLQSRPLSQMLKSSAPAEVVDQDPLDYYDQLTSQIEIVREDRSMEQIVFPVHPICEFLTEESKLRVFNTTEQDEQGSKVTHFFEQTSFLHGEMEWQKKLRSMPVLYWFSRRMTLWGTISFNLAVFINLIIAFFYPYDSGQGAIDDSMLLMLFWILTGLSVLGLFSKQYGLQPLTLALILRSIYHLGIGNTLILLGSLNLINKVVFVVSFVGNNGTFIMGYKAMVMDVEFLYHLAYVLTSTLGLFVHELFYSILLFDLIYREETLFNVIKSVTRNGRSILLTALLALILVYLFSILGFLFLKEDFIMEVDPLLQLSADPQHTEAAQDFLKSCSTDGVSCTAETSVETVAEEEGEPSTERACDTLLMCIVTVLNHGLRNGGGVGDVLRKPSKNEPLFPARVVYDLLFYFVVIIIVLNLIFGVIIDTFADLRSEKQKKEEILKTTCFICGLERDKFDNKTVSFEEHIKLEHNIWNYLYFIVLVREKNQTDYTGPESYVAHMIKNNNLDWFPRMQAMSLVVTDGDGEQNEMRMLQDKLSLTMKVVTTLTGQLNELKEQMTEQRKRKQRMGFVDVQAGASGAVPPSAAGGNHQIYKS, encoded by the exons ATGGCTGAAGCTGACGCCACCACTAACGTGGAACAAGCAG CCACCGTCAACCTGCAGCAGATCGGCGACCAGGCGGAGGCCATGTTTGGAGTCGG GAAGATGAACAGCATCCTGGAAGTGGACGACGAAGGAGGCCGGATGTTCCTGCGGGTGCTGATCCATCTGACGATGCACAACTACGCCCCTCTGGTGTCCGGAGCGCTGCAGCTGCTCTTCAGGCACTTCAGCCAGAGGCAGGAAGTGCTGCACACCTTCAAACAG GTGCAGCTGCTGATCTCGACGCTGGACGTGGAAAACTACAAGCTGATTAAAGCCGACCTGGATCGCCTCCGCACGCTGGTGGAGAAGTCGGAGCTGTGGGTGGAGAAGAAGAGCTCGGGTGGAGGAGACGGGAAGAAAGACAAGAAGGAGAAAGGGGAG GGGGCGGCAGAGGACCCATCGCCaaagaaagagaagcagcagaaaggaAACGAGAACTACCAGAACGTGAAAGAG ATTCTGGAGCGGCTCAATAAAATGTGCAGCTCTGGAGTCTGGAAGAAGCAGCAGCGGCTGCTGAAGAACATGGGAGCTCATAAAGTCATGCTGGACCTGCTGCAGGTTTCCTACGACAAG AACGACGTGAAGATGCAGGAGATCATCAAATACACTCACATGTTTCTGCAGAAGTTCTGCATGGGGAACCAGGAGAACCAGGCGCTGCTGCACAAGAACCTCAACCTGTTCCTCAACCCCGGG ctgcaggaggcCGAGACGGTGCAGCACATCTTCAGCAACAACTACCAGCTGTGCAGCGAGATCTCAGAGAGCGTGCTGCAGCACTTCATCCACTGCCTGGCCACGCACGGCCGCCACGTCCAGTACCTCAACTTCCTGCACACCATCATCAAGGCCGAGGGCAAGTACGTCAAGAAGTGCCAGGACATGATCATGACCGAG CTGACGAACGCCGGCGAGGACGTGGTCGTCTTCTACAACGACAAAGCGTCGTTCAACACCATGCTGGAGCTGATGGCCGAGAGCAGGGAGGGAGTCGGGGAGAAGAGCCCGCTCAG GTACCACATCTCTCTGGTGGAGCTGCTAGCCGCCTGCGCCGAGGGCAAGAACGTCTACACCGAGATCAAATGCACGTCGCTGCTGCCGCTGGAGGACGTGGTGCGGGTGGTGACGCACGAGGACTGCATCACCGAG GTGAAAATCGCCTACGTGAACTTTGTGAACCACTGCTACGTCGACACCGAGGTGGAGATGAAGGAGATCTACACGTCCAACCACATCTGGAAGCTGTTTGAGGATTTCACCGTGGACATGGCGCGG gtcTGCAACAAGCGCGAAAAACGACTGACCGACCCGGTTCTGGAGAAATACATCATCAACGTGGTTTTCGACACCATCACCGCCTTCTTCAGCTCTCCTTTCTCTGAGAACAGCACGTCTCTGCAG ACTCACCACACCATCGTGGTCCAGCTGCTGCAGTCGTCCGTCAGGCTGCTGGACTGTCCCTGGCTGCTGCCGCTGCACCGCGGACAGGTGGAGGCCTGCATCAAGACGCTGTCGCTGACAG CTAAGAACCGCTCCATCTCTCTCCCTCTGGAGCTGGAGGCGCTGATCAACAACGTGTTGTCCAGCTTGGCCGTCAACACCCTGAACCGCTCCGCCTACAAGACGCCGACCCGCAGCGCCAGACCCGTCCCCTACGACTACAAGAACATCATCGAGAAGCTGCAG GACATCATCAACACCCTGGAGGAGCGGCTGAAGCCGCTGGTGAACTCGGAGCTGTCGGTGCTGGTGGACGTCCTGCACCAACCGGAGCTGCTGTTCCTGGAGGGAAGCGACGCGCGGCAGCGCTGCGAGTCCGGCGGCTTCATCTCCAA GCTGATCCAGCACACCAAGGCGCTGATGTCCGCAGAGGAGAAGCTGTGCATCAAAGTGCTGAGGACGCTGCAGGAGATGCTCATCAGGACCCTGGACTTTGATgagaag GGAATGATGCTGCGCAAAGTTCTGCTGCAGAACTACCTGTTCTCCAACAGGAAGAGCAACCAGAAGAACGACCTGGCTGAACTGGGAGCCGCAG GTGGCGAACAGGAGCGCGACTGGGCAGCGGTGGCGGCCATCCAGTGCCGTCTGGACCGGGAAGGAGGAACGAAGCTGTTCACCGACCTGGTGATGAGCTCCAAGAACGACAAGATCTTCCAGGAGAGCATCCAGCTGGCCATCTGTCTGCTGGAGGGAGGCAACACGGAGATCCAG AACTCCTTCTACAAACTGATGATGGGCGACAACAAGTCGGAGAAGTTCTTCAAGGTTCTTCATGACCGGATGAAAGAAGCTCAGATGGACATTAAGGCGACGGTTTCTGTAAACGTTGGTGAAATGACGCACAAGGCCAACGAGAAGGAGCTGGAGGCCG GAGGACTTCCTCTGATGGTTCACGGTCAAGGCATCGCCCCGGTAACGGCCGCCGCCGCCATGCCGACCCAGCAGGCAGAGGAGCAGCGGGAGGTGGAGGCGGAGATGGGACCAGCGGTCACCATCATGAAGCCCATCCTGAggttcctgcagctgctgtgtgagaaccacaacaacaacctgcag AACTTTCTGCGTTGCCAGAACAATAAAACCAACTACAACCTGGTGTGTGAGACGCTGCAGTTCCTGGACATCATGTGTGGAAGCACCACCGGCGGGCTGGGCCTGCTGGGCCTCTACATCAACGAATCAAACGTCCACCTGATCATCCAGACCCTGGAGACGCTCACAGAGTACTGCCAGGGCCCCTGCCAGGAGAACCAG acgTGTATCGTGACTCACGAGTCCAACGGCATCGACATCATCACGGCGCTGATCCTGAACGACATCAGCCCGCTGTGTCGGTACCGGGTGGAGATGGTTCTGCAGCTGAAG GACAACGCctccaagctgctgctggcgcTGATGGAGAGTCGTCATGACAACGAGAACGCCGAGAGGATCCTGTTCAACCTGCGACCGAGGGAGCTG GTGGATGTGATCAAGAAGGCGTACCAGCAGGAGAGCGAGTGTGAGGAGGagcaggtggaggtggaggtgtcGCCGCGGGAGGTGGGACACAACATCTACATCCTGGCCCAGCAG CTGGCGAGACACAACAAAGTTCTGCAGAACCTCCTGAAGCCGCCCAAGAACAGCAAGGAGGGCGAGGAAGGCATCTCCTCCATG CTGACCCTCCAGAGCCGTCCTCTGTCCCAGATGTTGAAGTCTTCGGCTCCAGCTGAGGTCGTGGATCAGGATCCTCTGGACTACTACGACCAGCTCACGTCTCAGATCGAG ATTGTGCGTGAGGACCGCAGCATGGAGCAGATCGTGTTTCCTGTTCATCCCATCTGCGAGTTTCTCACCGAGGAGTCAAAGCTCCGAGTCTTCAACACCACGGAGCAGGATgagcaggggtcaaaggtcacgcaCTTCTTTGAGCAGACTTCGTTCCTGCACGGAGAGATGGAGTGGCAGAAGAAGCTGAGGA GCATGCCGGTTCTGTACTGGTTCTCCAGGAGGATGACTCTGTGGGGAACCATCTCCTTCAACCTGGCCGTCTTCATCAACCTCATCATCGCCTTCTTCTACCCCTACGACTCTGGCCAGG GAGCGATCGATGACTCCATGCTGCTGATGCTGTTCTGGATCCTGACCGGGCTCTCCGTCCTGGGCTTGTTCTCCAAGCAGTACGGCCTGCAGCCGCTCACGCTGGCGCTGATCCTCAGGTCCATCTACCACCTGGGCATCGGAAACACGCTCATCCTGCTCGGATCGCTCAAC ctGATCAATAAGGTGGTGTTTGTGGTGAGCTTTGTGGGGAACAACGGGACCTTCATCATGGGCTACAAAGCCATGGTGATGGATGTGGAGTTCCTGTACCACCTGGCCTACGTCCTCACCTCCACCCTGGGCCTCTTCGTCCATGAGCTCTTCTACAGCATCCTG ctGTTTGACCTGATCTACCGGGAGGAGACGCTGTTCAACGTGATCAAGAGCGTGACCCGGAACGGGCGCTCCATCCTGCTGACGGCGCTGCTCGCCCTCATCCTGGTCTACCTCTTCTCCATCCTGGGCTTCCTGTTCCTGAAGGAGGATTTCATCATGGAGGTGGATCCGCTGCTGCAGCTGTCAGCAGACCCTCAGCACACCGAGGCGGCCCAGGACTTCCTCAAGTCGTGCTCCACAGACGGAGTCAGCTGCACCGCTGAGACGAGCGTGGAGACGGTGGCGGAGGAGGAAG GGGAGCCCAGCACGGAGCGGGCCTGCGATACGCTGCTCATGTGCATCGTCACCGTCCTGAACCACGGCTTGAGAAACGGGGGAGGAGTGGGAGACGTTCTCCGTAAACCATCCAAAAAc GAGCCGCTGTTCCCGGCGCGCGTCGTCTACGACCTGCTCTTCTACTtcgtcgtcatcatcatcgtccTCAACCTCATCTTCGGCGTCATCATCGACACGTTCGCCGACCTGCGGAGCgagaagcagaagaaggagGAGATCCTGAAGACCACATGCTTCATCTGCG GTCTGGAGAGAGATAAGTTTGACAACAAGACGGTTTCGTTCGAGGAGCACATCAAGCTGGAGCACAACATCTGGAACTACCTGTACTTCATCGTTCTGGTCCGGGAGAAGAACCAGACGGATTACACGGGTCCAGAGAGCTATGTGGCCCACATGATCAAG AACAACAACCTGGACTGGTTCCCACGGATGCAGGCCATGTCCCTGGTGGTAACCGACGGCGACGGGGAGCAGAACGAGATGCGGATGCTGCAGGACAAGCTG TCGTTGACCATGAAGGTGGTGACGACGCTGACGGGCCAGCTGAACGAGCTGAAGGAGCAG atgacggagcagaggaagaggaagcagaggatGGGCTTTGTGGACGTCCAGGCCGGAGCGAGCGGCGCCGTGCCGCCGAGCGCCGCCGGAGGAAACCATCAGATCTACAAATCCTAA